In Comamonas koreensis, the genomic stretch ACCCGGATGTGCTGGCAGCGATGCACCGCCAGCTCGACCAGCTGGCCTATGCCCACACCAGCTTTTTCACCACCGAGGTGCAAGAGGCGCTGGCCGACCACCTGGTCGCGCATGCGCCCGCGGGCATGACCGATGTCTACTTTGTCTCCGGCGGCTCCGAGGCGGTGGAGGCAGCGCTGAAAATGGCGCGCCAGTATTTTGTCGAGATCGGCCAGCCCGAGCGCACGCACTTTGTCGCGCGCCGCCAAAGCTACCACGGCAACACCTTGGGTGCCTTGGCCGTGGGCGGCAATGAATGGCGCCGCAAGCAGTTTGCCCCCATCCTGATGGACGTGGGGCGCGTGGCCCCCGCCTATGAATACCGCGACCGCCTGGACGGCGAGAGCCAGCCCGCCTATGTGGCGCGTTTGCTGGCCGAGATCGATGCCAAGTTCCAAGAGCTGGGCCCGGACAAGGTGATCGCCTTTGTCGCCGAGCCCGTGGTGGGCGCGACCCTGGGCGCGGTGGCCGCCCCTGCCGGCTACTGGCAGGGCCTGCGTGCGCTGTGCGACCGCTATGGCATCTTGCTGATTGCCGACGAGGTGATGTGCGGCATGGGCCGCACTGGCAGCTTGCATGCGGTGGAGCAAGAGGGCATCAGCCCCGATCTGATGACCATTGCCAAGGGCCTGGGCGGCGGCTACCAGCCGATTGGCGCGGTGCTGGCGCAGCGCAAGATTGTGGAGGCGATGCGGCGCGGCAGCGGCCTGTTCCAGCATGGCCATACCTACATCGGCCATGCGATGGCGGCGGCCGCCGCGCTGGCGGTGCAGCAGGTGATACAGCGCGACCAGTTGCTGCCCCAGGTACTGGCACGCGGCGCCTATCTGCAAAAGCAGCTGCATGCGCGTTTTGACGAGCACCCGCATGTCGGCGATATCCGGGGCCGGGGCCTGTTCTGGGGCGTGGAGCTGGTGCAGGACCGCAGCAGCAAGGCGACGTTTGACCCGGCGTTCAAGCTGCATGCCAAGGTCAAGGCGCAGGCCATGGCCCATGGCTTGCTGTGCTACCCGATGGGTGGCACGATCGACGGCCTGCATGGCGACCATGTGCTGCTGGCGCCGCCCTTTATCAGCGGCGAGGCCGAGCTGGACCAGGTGGTCGAGCGCCTGGGCGATGCCATCGACAAAGTGCTGGCCCAGCAACCGGTAGCCGCCTGAACACGCCCCCGAAACGATCTGAAAGAACCTGCCCGATGACGCCCTTCCAGGACCGCATGCCGCCCCTGCCCCCCGAGACCTGGAGCGAAGAGCAGCGCCGCTATGCCCAGCCCATCATCGATGGCCCGCGCGGCGCGCTGATATCGCCCTTTGTGCCTTTGCTGCGCAGCCCCGAGCTGATGGACCACACCCAGCGCCTGGGCGAGTACCTGCGCTACCGCAGCGCCATCGGCCTGCGCCTGACCGAGCTAGCCATCCTGGTCACGGCCCGCCAGTGGACGCAGCAGGTGGAATGGGCCATCCATGCGCCCATTGCGCTGCGCGAAGGCCTGAGCCAGGCCACTGTGGACGCCGTGGCCCAAGGCCGCCGCCCCGATGCGATGCCTGAGGATGAGGCCGTTGTGCATGACTTCTGCATCGAGCTGCACCAGCAGCGCCAGGTGAGCGATGCCACCTGGACCCGGGCCCAGCAGCTGTTGGGCGACCAGGGCGTGATGGACCTGATCGGCATCAATGGCTATTACAGCCTGCTGTCGATGGTGATGAACGCGGCGTGCACGGCGGTGCCAGCATCGACCGCCCAGCCACTGGCGCCCTTGGCCTGATGTGATGGCTGCCGCATCGCCGACAATGGGCCGATGCGTTTTCATTCCAACGACCAGCCCCTTTGGTCCCTTGAACCCCTGACCGCGCAGCACCTCGATGGCCTGATGCAGGTGCAGCTGGCCTGCTATGGCGCGGACTTTATGGAGAGTGCCGCGCTGTATGCAGCGCGGCTGGCCAGCCCTGTGCAGTGCTCGCTGGTGGCCGTGCAGCAAGGCCAGGTGCTGGCCTATCTGGCGGCCTACCGCTCCGTGTTGGGCAAGGTAACACCGCTGCATGGCGGCTTTGCCTGTGCATCGGCAGCCGACACGCTGTACCTGCATGACATGGCCGTCGCGCCCGAGCGGGCCGGCGAGGGCCTGGCCTCCGCGCTGCTGCAGGCGATGCTGCAACAAGCGCAGGCCGATGGGCTGCGTTACTCCGCGCTGGTGTCGGTGATGGGCTCGCAGCCGTATTGGCAGCGCAAAGGCTATGCAGCGCTGCTGCCCTGGTCGGCACAGGAGCGTGAGGCCTTGCTGAGCTATGGCGAGGATGCGCAGTACATGGCGCAAGCTTTGGTCTGAGTCCAAACCCCGGACGCAAAAAAGGCCAGCATGGGGCTGGCCTTGGTATCTTGCTTTTAAAGCCGCTTACTGGTGGATATTGCCTTCAACGGCGTTGACGCGCACTTCCACCTCGGTATTGGCCGCGTTGAGGATCTTGACGTCATAGGTCAGCACGCCCAGGTGGTCGTCCAGGTCCACGTCAATGGCCTTGCCGGGGGTGTGCTTCAAGGCGGTGGCAATGGCGTCGTTGATGCCGATCTTGGCGGCAGCCAGGCGGTCGGTGTCCTTTTTCTCGACGGCGCCATCGTCCTTGTTTTCCATGACCTTGGCGGCGTCCAGCGCGCTGAACTTGAGCTTGATCTCACGGCCCTGGGCGTTGATGCCGCTGACTTCGTAGATGGGCTGCTTTTTCTTGGTATCGATCTCGGCCTTGAGCACCTTGAGGCCATGCTGGCTCTGCGCGCTCTGGATGGCTTGGGCCAGGTCGAAGCGGGCCGCTTGCACGGCAGCGATCTTGTCGGCGGTGCTGGCCAGGGCGCTGCCACTCAGCGATGCCAGGGCGAGCGTCAAGGCCAGAGCGGTGGTGGAGAGGGTGCGTTGCATGGTCAAT encodes the following:
- a CDS encoding aspartate aminotransferase family protein produces the protein MSHVIHRSLAQVPLVAVGGKGVELFDQAGKAYLDASGGAAVSCLGHAHPDVLAAMHRQLDQLAYAHTSFFTTEVQEALADHLVAHAPAGMTDVYFVSGGSEAVEAALKMARQYFVEIGQPERTHFVARRQSYHGNTLGALAVGGNEWRRKQFAPILMDVGRVAPAYEYRDRLDGESQPAYVARLLAEIDAKFQELGPDKVIAFVAEPVVGATLGAVAAPAGYWQGLRALCDRYGILLIADEVMCGMGRTGSLHAVEQEGISPDLMTIAKGLGGGYQPIGAVLAQRKIVEAMRRGSGLFQHGHTYIGHAMAAAAALAVQQVIQRDQLLPQVLARGAYLQKQLHARFDEHPHVGDIRGRGLFWGVELVQDRSSKATFDPAFKLHAKVKAQAMAHGLLCYPMGGTIDGLHGDHVLLAPPFISGEAELDQVVERLGDAIDKVLAQQPVAA
- a CDS encoding GNAT family N-acetyltransferase → MRFHSNDQPLWSLEPLTAQHLDGLMQVQLACYGADFMESAALYAARLASPVQCSLVAVQQGQVLAYLAAYRSVLGKVTPLHGGFACASAADTLYLHDMAVAPERAGEGLASALLQAMLQQAQADGLRYSALVSVMGSQPYWQRKGYAALLPWSAQEREALLSYGEDAQYMAQALV
- a CDS encoding PepSY domain-containing protein — its product is MQRTLSTTALALTLALASLSGSALASTADKIAAVQAARFDLAQAIQSAQSQHGLKVLKAEIDTKKKQPIYEVSGINAQGREIKLKFSALDAAKVMENKDDGAVEKKDTDRLAAAKIGINDAIATALKHTPGKAIDVDLDDHLGVLTYDVKILNAANTEVEVRVNAVEGNIHQ
- a CDS encoding carboxymuconolactone decarboxylase family protein; this encodes MTPFQDRMPPLPPETWSEEQRRYAQPIIDGPRGALISPFVPLLRSPELMDHTQRLGEYLRYRSAIGLRLTELAILVTARQWTQQVEWAIHAPIALREGLSQATVDAVAQGRRPDAMPEDEAVVHDFCIELHQQRQVSDATWTRAQQLLGDQGVMDLIGINGYYSLLSMVMNAACTAVPASTAQPLAPLA